The Algoriphagus sp. TR-M9 genome has a window encoding:
- a CDS encoding S8 family peptidase → MKYLIRNQIFGLIVLALIVVSCQTEEQPQVSQSEYSQEEVQLVSSHEIDQLILKSLKESGDFIWADQSDELILSALLQSDSVLTIGYQSADKELTNARIGLESVGQPQMQQAASKIIGLVRRIQKPQQNANSRMVDESLVHADLPFLEVKVSTLEVLQQLRALGEVRYFEPRGYEFDYSLAMDNPYARITSDSGCENEPQSIPSSDYSIIAPGAKSSWNYDQMGISQAWNQSSGAGITVGVIDTGLSPDQAMLNGSFNSGASSGRSVQRFGTYQTGLWWWKKYDGPHDQCGHGTAMAGVVAAPRNTVGNAVGVAYNSNLISVRGTSDVIFNSGNEKDGVAEALVLLGKRSDVKIISMSIGDLFSSAKVADAVRYAHNRGKLIFAAAGTSTSFTNWVGVIFPATMPETVAVTGVKEGNGYQRCDTCHSGAQVEFTVIMERASTNSKPLTTALYSNTPSTVGGSSVATATASGIAALVWAKYPNWTRDQVLNKMRNTADLYPSKNAQYGYGNLNAAVAVN, encoded by the coding sequence ATGAAGTATTTAATCAGAAATCAGATTTTTGGGCTGATTGTTTTAGCCCTAATTGTAGTCTCTTGCCAAACTGAAGAGCAGCCACAGGTCTCCCAATCGGAGTATTCTCAAGAAGAAGTTCAGCTAGTTTCATCCCATGAAATCGATCAGCTTATCCTCAAATCCTTGAAGGAGTCAGGTGATTTTATCTGGGCCGATCAGTCCGATGAATTGATCCTGAGTGCTTTACTGCAAAGTGACTCAGTACTTACCATAGGCTATCAGTCTGCTGATAAGGAACTTACCAATGCACGGATAGGTCTGGAATCAGTGGGTCAGCCTCAAATGCAGCAAGCCGCTAGCAAAATCATCGGGTTGGTTAGGCGTATTCAAAAGCCGCAGCAAAATGCCAATTCCAGAATGGTGGATGAATCACTAGTCCATGCAGATTTACCGTTTTTAGAGGTAAAGGTGTCCACTTTGGAAGTACTGCAGCAACTTCGCGCACTGGGAGAGGTGAGGTACTTTGAGCCTAGGGGGTATGAGTTTGACTATAGTCTGGCCATGGATAATCCTTATGCCAGAATTACCAGTGACTCAGGCTGCGAAAACGAACCTCAGTCCATCCCCAGTAGTGATTATTCCATCATTGCTCCCGGAGCGAAGTCATCCTGGAATTATGATCAAATGGGCATTTCCCAAGCTTGGAATCAAAGTTCAGGTGCCGGCATTACGGTAGGTGTCATAGATACTGGCTTGTCGCCAGACCAGGCTATGCTGAATGGATCATTCAATTCGGGTGCCTCCAGTGGCAGGTCAGTGCAGCGATTTGGTACCTATCAAACGGGGTTATGGTGGTGGAAAAAATACGACGGCCCTCACGATCAGTGTGGCCACGGGACAGCTATGGCCGGAGTGGTGGCTGCACCACGAAATACAGTGGGGAATGCCGTGGGAGTAGCCTATAACTCTAATTTGATTTCTGTACGTGGAACCAGCGACGTTATTTTCAATTCTGGAAATGAAAAAGATGGGGTGGCCGAAGCTTTGGTGCTTTTAGGCAAAAGATCGGACGTAAAAATCATCAGCATGTCCATTGGAGATCTTTTTTCCAGTGCCAAAGTAGCCGATGCCGTTCGTTATGCACATAATCGGGGCAAATTGATATTTGCGGCAGCAGGCACATCTACCAGCTTTACCAACTGGGTAGGTGTGATTTTTCCTGCCACCATGCCTGAGACGGTAGCTGTCACGGGAGTCAAAGAAGGGAATGGGTACCAGCGATGCGATACTTGTCATTCCGGGGCGCAGGTAGAGTTCACAGTGATCATGGAGCGCGCTTCCACTAACAGCAAACCCCTGACCACGGCTTTGTATAGCAATACTCCATCTACCGTGGGCGGTTCCTCAGTAGCCACTGCGACTGCATCGGGAATAGCGGCATTAGTTTGGGCAAAGTATCCAAACTGGACCAGAGATCAGGTATTGAACAAAATGCGGAATACCGCCGATCTTTACCCTTCTAAAAACGCTCAATATGGCTATGGAAATCTCAATGCCGCTGTGGCTGTGAATTAA
- a CDS encoding helix-turn-helix transcriptional regulator, whose product MAQAGKVEQQKILRVFKLINLLQGNIGKPVHRLAELLETDERTIYRYFRLLEALGFEVVKEFSKYKIQQRPEMVHAQSFGTFSQEESQWLRTLIESQGKGNLLHDSIIKKLDVRSEVKQGTEQLFKANLGRLVDEIGRGIQGKVQVWLKDYYSLSSDTTSDRLVEPVAFSSNYETIHAFEPASKSMKVFKIERIGEVVLSQQKWKSESKHELPGRQLFGFTGKNKFRVKLKLSKKAYQLMMEEHPNARPFMGVKNRNQYFFDGEIPNLPGLARFILGLPGEVKVEEGEEMKIYLQEQLARLDS is encoded by the coding sequence ATGGCGCAGGCAGGCAAAGTAGAACAGCAAAAAATACTTCGAGTTTTCAAATTGATCAATTTATTACAGGGCAATATTGGCAAGCCGGTGCATAGACTGGCCGAACTTTTAGAAACGGACGAAAGGACTATTTATCGCTACTTCAGATTGTTGGAAGCCTTGGGTTTTGAAGTGGTAAAGGAATTCAGTAAGTACAAGATTCAGCAAAGGCCAGAAATGGTTCATGCGCAGAGCTTTGGGACATTTTCTCAGGAGGAGAGCCAATGGCTCAGGACCCTGATCGAAAGTCAAGGGAAGGGGAACCTGCTGCACGATTCCATTATCAAAAAGCTAGATGTACGTTCGGAAGTGAAGCAGGGCACGGAGCAACTATTTAAAGCGAACTTGGGACGCCTGGTGGATGAAATCGGCAGGGGAATTCAGGGGAAAGTGCAAGTTTGGCTGAAAGATTATTACTCATTGAGCAGCGATACCACGAGTGATCGATTGGTGGAACCCGTAGCTTTTTCATCCAACTATGAGACCATTCACGCTTTTGAGCCTGCGAGCAAAAGCATGAAGGTTTTCAAAATAGAACGTATTGGAGAGGTGGTGCTCAGCCAGCAAAAGTGGAAGTCGGAATCTAAGCACGAATTGCCAGGAAGGCAGTTGTTTGGATTTACCGGAAAAAATAAGTTTAGAGTGAAACTGAAATTGAGCAAAAAAGCCTATCAGCTGATGATGGAAGAGCATCCGAATGCCAGACCCTTTATGGGGGTTAAAAATAGAAACCAGTATTTTTTCGACGGAGAAATCCCAAATCTGCCAGGCTTAGCCAGGTTTATCCTAGGCCTGCCTGGAGAGGTCAAAGTGGAGGAAGGAGAAGAAATGAAGATTTACCTGCAAGAGCAGCTAGCTAGATTGGATTCTTGA